From Carassius auratus strain Wakin unplaced genomic scaffold, ASM336829v1 scaf_tig00014789, whole genome shotgun sequence:
AAATATCCCTTTTGTCATGTCTTCTCACCACTGAACCCTCCTCATATGAAATGCTCCATTGAGTCATCCGACAGCTGTTCTTTGTAGGATATAATTTCAGGAATGATGGGAAAAACCCTTCCCTCACACAGTCTCTTTGTGTTGATCGTCAAGAGCGCAGACCAGATGGAGTTTGATGTGTTTGTAGTCAGCCGTAGCTGGAGTTAGTGCAGGTTGTACCATTGGGCCCTGTCTGAGATTGTTTAATATGTATgttcgttctatttatttatttgtgctatttacacaatgattacatttttgtagGTTTCCAGGTATATAACAGAATATTCTATATTCACTATACAaccaaaccaaaatgtattcagacaccttcagcatttctcacattatttgctatagtttagaaaatggtaataaaatatgacatgaaCTCATGAAAGTTTTATCtttataatgtcagataactttgatagaaagatatgtattGGAGTATAATCAACCAAAaattcagacaactgttagtatgacaaaattttcatgaTTCCGGACCCATTGTTTCTCCCTGTCACCACCAGAGGGAGTCAATTCCCATTCTCCCGGACTCATTTACCCCAAACTCGACACACCtggtcacacactcacacacacagctgttgcccGTTGTCACAGACTATATATTCTCATTTTACGCACCACTCTGCCTGGCTGAATTAATTGTATTTCTAGTGCGAGCGTATTTCTAGTCATGTATGTTGTTGATTTAGCTGTTGCCGAGTTTGAACCTATTTTGTTTTGCCATGTCGGcctttttgtttcagtttattaAAAGTCTTTTCCTGCACTTGGACCCAGACCCCGTTTCTTACACGGTGCTCTCTTCGCTTTGCCGTGACAAAAATTtgcacaactatcaatactttgacCAATTACTAAGCAATGCTTAactttgttcagtctgtggtgtgaaaagttcacattagcaattaaagaaataacacttaagcaaaacatgctctGGTCaatgtgtctgaataattttggtCCCAAATTGTTCATCAGTTTTACTGGTGTCCGCTGTATGAAGAATtgttgggtataatatgtcacagcttactttattttgtatcattataatggatgcattatcttttaaattaaaaccagTGAACAGGACTTTGTGTTCAAACCAATGATATTGTTTCAAGTTGTTATCATGAATTAAATGTGCTCAAGCTCCATTTGCTTGAGATTATTTCATTTTGTAATCAAATTCTGACATTACATTTCAGCTTTTTAACTGaagatgtaaaaatataatttctccaGGGCTGAATATTTCAGATGGAGTTTGAATATCCCAGATCCTCTTATATGTGTCATcgcattttaaaatctttcccACGCCCCTGATCTGGATCTAAAGTTCCTTACCAACAGAAAACTTTATAAACAGGTGATTTCCATGATATATGAAAAATGattttgcatagtttttttttctgcagtggaTGCTCAGAAGACCTGTGAGTGGAATAAACACGAGGGTCTTCATGCACTGTGACACAGTGACATCTCTGAGTTTCTGAGTCAGAGCGAGATCTGCTGTGGTCTGGTTTATTTAGGCCATACGTCTGCATGTGGACTGAACcgatgtggttttgttttgtttttgggtaAATGGACAGCCAGTATATGAGAATTGATCTATTATGGGATGTATGTGGTTGGCGTTATGTGCATTTAAGCAGTGGGCCGCTTCTGTTCTCAGACTCATGTTTGTCACTTGATTTGTCCTCCACATCAGTAGATAACATTAGTAAATGtagtagttatttatttagaaatatcctTTCTTTTCTGTATTTCAACTTTGCTAATGGTTTGCACTAAACCTTATGTCTAAATACAATTGTCTGCTTTATGACCAATGGCTTATGATGTTCgtcacttgttagtctctttggATGAAAGTATAAAACGTGTTAACCAACCGGAATGGTAACTGAAGATTTTTAGGTCAGTTTTATCAGTATCTTCATGCTTCATCCAAAATGGATGGATGATGTTAAATATTCATTACATGCTCAGATCTCCAAATAATTATGGTATTATTAAACATAGTTAGATCATGCGTCAGCAACaaagcatatactgtataaaatatgtattgtttacttttcatttttaagtaCTGTGCATTATCCAATAAGCATGCTCTGTTTTCATATTTGCATAACCAGTAAATGGTAATCACACATCACCGTTACATTTGATGAACACAGATTTAATGTTTCTGCATTTGTATGTGATGCTCTACAGGAAATAGTGGCCAACCAGGACCAAAGTGTCAAAAAATCTACAGAAAGTGTGAACTCATTGAggcaaataaattaatttcattatattttcagttaatgACTAGATTCatggaaataaaattaacattggCCATCTTTTGTTTCTTGTGGTTCtaataattttaacaagtgcatcTAGGCTGTCTCAAGATCCCAAGCCCCTAACACCCCCTCAGGGGGTGGAGTCATAGCCAAAGGAAGTCCATATATGGTTTGTTATGCATTCCAAAATCACAAATACGTTTATTTGGTTTATTGTCCTGTTTTCCTGTATTTATCCAGTGGATGTGTGAAGAGTGTTTTCCCAGTAAACTCAGAATTTagaattttaacaatttaaaaattaatttctcAGTCAATGCATGTGATCAAAATCAGTATATGGTGAAGTAGTTCTAAATTAATAGTGATTTCAGTAATTATTTCCTTCTAAGCGCTATGCTAAAGCGTCATCAAGCCGTCCTTCTCTTCCTCTATGAGCAGACTTACTTCTGCTTATGTGGCTGTCGTTTTGAACACGTTTTCGATGGTGCTATGAGCAAATAAATTATCAGAAATCTTTCAGACATATTTGGAGGAATATGAATTCAGACACTGCGTTCATCTGTTTATGGATTCTTATCACAAATGGTAAATCAGATTTCATTTCATGTTGTGTGGTCATCTCGGGAAAAAAGCCTGCAcaaataataatcttttgtcagtgaacttttctttttctttctaagttataaagacatattttaaatttgatgcttttttttatatacccATGTTACTTTTTGGTTTGTAATGACAGATCTTTCCTTTGTTTCCACGTGTTTCAGGCATATTTGGTGAtacagatgaagtgaagtcagtgtcagtgctggagggagattctgtctctCTAAACACTGATGTTAAAATACAGAGAGATGATATGATACTGTGGATGTTTGGACCTCAAAACACTCGAATAGCTGAGATCATTAAAAGAGaccaaataaactttatttttgtcagtaatgatgagagattcagagacagactccagatggacaatcaaactggatctctgaccatcagaaacatcagatctgaacactctggactttataaactgaCTGTCATCAGTGAAAAAACCTCACTGAAGAGCTTCAGTGTTACTGTGTACGGTGAGTAAACTGTCACtaattgttcatttattatttattcttgtcTGAAATGTGTATGCTGCACAAAAGTTTCTAAATGCTTTCACAGATCTACAGCTGAACTgacaaatgttgaaataatataagaaatagCTGCTCAAACACTACTTGGAGTAAATACTGTACAatcattaatttctttcttgaCTTTGCATTGAAAATTTTGGTTTCTTCTTATTAGACTTGCAAGAAAACATCTGCATCatgttatttttagttgtttattGATAATACTGAGATAACACTTACTTTTACTTGTTCTTTCTATATTGTTTTCCAGCTCCTCTTCCCTCTCCTGTCATCACCAGTAACTCCTCAaactgttcttcatcatcatcatcatcatcagtgtctaattgttcactgctgtgttcagttgtgaatgtgagtgctgtgactctctcctggtacaaaggaaacagtttattgtccagcatcagtgtgtctgatctcagcatcagtctctctctacctctggaggtggaatatcaggagaacaacatctacagctgtgtgatcaacaatcccatcacaaaccagaccacacatctggagaaCATGAAACTCTGTCACATTTGTCCAGGTACGTCAGTGGCAATTTTGGTGCTCTTTACAGACCTGAAAGGGTTAAAATGAACACTAATGTCTCCGTGTTCTTCTGTTTCTTTCCTCAGACTCTGTTCAGTGttgtggttctactgaagctgtgatccgattggtcgtctctgctctggtgggcgtggctgcaGTTGCTGCTGTAGTTTATGACTTCAGATCTGGAAGAGCTCAGTAAAACAGAACACAAGCAGGGAACAGGGAGCTATATTTTCTAATCTAACAGGATGTGTTAAATATAACACGTGTTGAATGTGATGCCAAGGGGCAcaaaacctttctttttttttcttttttttttttttttttgcattatttaaaatatacaatgtaATTTAGAAAAGTAtagaaggaagtggaaaaaaaagaagaaaaaaaaaacacgtctcTGCACcttgtttatttgaatataaagtctatttaaaatgaaagtaTGGTAATGGATAAGTAAAGCTGCCCCCTTGTGGTCCATGTAGGAGCATGAAATGCAttgttcattggtgataaatatAATGTGAGCATAAACGGCAAGTTCCTTCTCCTGTAAATGACAGCAGCTGAGCAGTGAAGGGAGAAACAAAGCTTTTAGGATCTCTGAATCAACTGAACCAATTGTTCTGAAGGCGGTCAAACATGTATAATGACACCTTTTACAAAACTATAACAAATGTTTTCAAGAGAgtgtaatcttttaaatatgatcTACTATCCTAATTCAATACAGTTAAATATGAAGGTTAtgtaaaattgtgtttaatttgtaGTGTTTGTTATGTGTGTTATTAAGCAGGGCTTCATTAAACACAATTAAGTATCATTATCCTTGTGTTATAACTGCTTAAgtattaaaattcattaaattaataaaaaatgagtcTACATTATAAAACTGACTGGAGATCAGTTAAAAACCATTAGATACTTGTTCATGGTTGACCAAATCACATCCATCTAAcagcatacattttaaaatgttttgtaagcAGCTGATCTCTGTCGGACATGCTCAGATAAATCAACATTAGAGTTTATTCACCAAACTATGTTTGTTAACAGTGTGCTGCTTTATCTCCAAATGATTCATAAAAGTTGTTGAACACACATTGTCGCATATTTGTGCCCAGAATtgtggaaagttacttttaaaaagtaattcattGCATTATTGCGTTACTTAGTTACATTTCATGGAAAGAAATGCAGTATGTTGTTTATAATAAGTCCAAAAGTtatatgtttttgtatgtgtaCTTTATGGAATTCTTAGTACTTTTTTTGTAAACTAGTAAACTAATGTAACGtgatataaattacaaatatgcaaaaataataataataattttggtgaAAGTATGCGAGTTATAAAACTGCAATTAAGTAAATTTACACATAATTCATGAATTCAAGCACTCTGGCAGTTGATTAATAGGTTTTAATGGCTCCTCACTCTTTTTAATCACATAAAtgcttgttttcttttgtaaatcTTATTATGGATTATGTATTTGATGGGAAATAACGTCTTATTCTGAATCTGTACAGATTATGTTACTATATTTGTAAGTGAGAAGGGTGAGAGCTGCAGAAAAACTCAGATACCAGTTGACAAGAGCTCATGTGGAAAAGTTTGACTTTCTGGAGTGCTTTGTatttctgagagagagaaaaaaaatagaaatcaaaAGTCAGAAGGGTACCATTATATCTCACTTTCAAaggaaactgcatttatttattttttcttatcacAGGAAGCTGCACTTTGACACACCAGCAGCTCAGTTTGTGCGTttctgtcacgctgtcagtctctgttttcctgggtgttccctagtgagctcacttctccttaggcacttcaccataggcactttaattcctctagtctggtcctgtcttcacagtaattgcactccaattaaatcgcacaggtgctgataatcctttgtcattagtctccctatgtatagctgtctttctctgtcatctgtatggagtccttaccgtcTGTCTCAATGTTCTCATCTCCCGAGGCTTgcccttaccttctcgttcctccgagtttcatccgttcatttgttttgtttggtttgtcatcctggactgtttattttgtatttaccctttttgttattaaaatatacctttgcaattggatctaccctctccttgtgtttctccTAAACCCAACTGTCACAGTTTCATTGAGGTTTGCTGTTTTGTGCTTTATTTAGGTCAGTGTCACTTCATGGTTTCTGGACTAAATCTTTTTCATCCAGTGTGTTCTGCACACTTTACATGTTCAAGATTCAACTGGAAGGAGGATTTTAAATTTTAGCTTCAGACTATATAGTCCGAATATTTCTTGAATTTCTGTTGTTCATGCCACAACGAGTTTTTGGACATATTTGAAGGAATATGATGTCAAACGCTGTTTTCTGTCTGCGTATGTTCCTCAAAAAATGTAAgtggattttatttaattttaatgaaatgtatgtATCTAATAAACCAACATCAATTTATCTTGAGTGCTAAGTGGACCAGCAGATTTACTCTATTATATGTTAcgtattgttatatatttatgtagtCTGTTAATTTAAACGACTTTTAATTATcaacattttgttaaaatatgttaattaaatgtaaatcacTGTGGATAGAATCATctcccaaatgcataaatgtaaatgttcaaagaAGCATGTTACTGTACACTGCGTAAATTATTCAATTCTAAAATATATCTGAGATAAGAATCtttgctttgttgttgttgtctgtttTGTTCCAGGTGTATCTGGAGATTATTCAGATGAAATGGTGAtctcagtgatggagggagattctgtcactttaaacactgatgttactgaaatacagagagaTGATCTGATACTGTGGACATTTATACTTCCGAATTCAGAGAATCGTATTGCTGAAATCTATAAACAGAACATCTCTTTATATGATAATAAAGAGAataatgagagattcagagacagactaaaGATAGATGAGCAGACAGGATCTCTGACCGTCACAAACATCAACAAATtacactctggactttataaactacagatcatcagAGGAGATGTCAAACACAAGAGCTTCAGTGTcgctgtctatggtgagtaaacTGAAGAAATCTTTTTAGAAGTGTTATTGCTGTCTTTTTGGGACAGTGAAGGCTGTCTCAAGAATTGTCTTAAtcataaatttatataattttgtatatcaAAAACTGCTGCATCTAGATATTGCACATGTATAAATAGAATCCGGCCCAGAGCCTCTTGACATGAACTTGTTATTTATTGGTCTATGAATACTGAGGatctttacacagaaaaaaaaaaaaattcaataattgatttgaattgtattttgtgttttgtagCTCTTCTGTCTGTTCCAGTCATCAGTGATTCTCCTCAAAACCAATTAGTGTCTGAAAGATCTTCAGTGTCtaattgttcactgctgtgttcagccgtgaatgtgagtgctgtgactctctcctggtacaaaggaaacagtttattgtccagcatcagtgtgtctgatctcagcatcagtctctctcttcctctggagCTTGAGTGTCTGGATGATTCCTACAGCTGTGTTGTTGCTTATTCATTCATCAACCGAACTACACACCTCAACACCACCGATCTCTGTCGACCATGTCCAGGTCAGCAGCAACATTTTcaacatattttctttcttttgcagaaAGAAATTGTGTAGAATTATGCAGTTCCTGGACTCCTGGATGGAGTCTGAGTGAAAGGACTGACCATTCTCTCTGTCTATTACAGAAAGCATCCAGCGTTTATATTTTATGCCAGTTATAGCCAtttgtgtgctgctgctgctcatttctttgtgtgtgttttactgcTGCTGCAGGAAATACAACCAAGAAAAACCACAGGGCAAGTATTACTACAtgaaaaatcaatatttttcaaaaagaatttgaaaaacaattaaatgtattatagttcTAATTTAAATATACGTATAATCAAAAATATCAGTGTGTCAGAAACATCACCAGATGATAAATACACTCAAcatctgcatgtgtttgtgtttgtagatGAGAAAAGTCTGTCAGAATACACACAGATCATCTACCGTCTGCAGATCACTGATCATCACCCAGAATACACCACAACTCTCCAGGACTGAACTATGATTAATGTAACTGCTGTTTCTTATCGACTGCAAcatgaattattataaataaatatttcattcacaTACTCATTTactgattaaatattaataaactgctAAATGTCTAAAAGAGCAAAAATTATGCAACTAAACAAGAAGAGTTATagaaaaaagtaattataatatacatgaatactatttattatacaattttatatcaGTAATGTTTATAAAGCAGAAACATGTTCAAGATGTAATTCACAGTAGATGAATCTACCCACTTACGAAATACTCAAATATGAAATAGTGTTTCTTGTAAGAATCATTGACACAAgggtgtttaaaattaaaatataaatgtttgattACCTCTCTGGATGTTTATTATGAACTGTTTGTTTATTAGTATTCCTGGTTctaacatattgtctgtttattattaaaaaagcacATTAATGCTATATTCTGCATTatcatattgtaaatatataatattaccaCATGCCTATACCTAACTATTTTACAACTACTGTACCTTACTTATTGTTAAGAAGCAAATAGTGATTCTTAGGGAAAActtttagttaatagtgagaatgtgTTCCCTTATCTAAAGCATTACCATTCATTCAGTTTTTTCCATTAAAGAAGAATAATCTGTTTATTTTAGTAACTTATGTAAAGACAATTAAAAGCAAGTTGTCATGATATTGTGTGTTTGAAGCAGAACATGTTGATGTTTTAGAGTCAGATCATCCGTTATTGAGGTC
This genomic window contains:
- the LOC113074467 gene encoding CD48 antigen-like; translated protein: MGKTLPSHSLFVLIVKSADQMEFDVFVVSRSWSIFGDTDEVKSVSVLEGDSVSLNTDVKIQRDDMILWMFGPQNTRIAEIIKRDQINFIFVSNDERFRDRLQMDNQTGSLTIRNIRSEHSGLYKLTVISEKTSLKSFSVTVYAPLPSPVITSNSSNCSSSSSSSSVSNCSLLCSVVNVSAVTLSWYKGNSLLSSISVSDLSISLSLPLEVEYQENNIYSCVINNPITNQTTHLENMKLCHICPGTSVAILTLFSVVVLLKL